From one Spiroplasma endosymbiont of Lasioglossum villosulum genomic stretch:
- the rpmJ gene encoding 50S ribosomal protein L36, with amino-acid sequence MKVQASVKKICDKCQPIKRKKRNVIICENPKHKQRQG; translated from the coding sequence ATGAAAGTACAAGCATCAGTTAAAAAAATTTGTGACAAATGTCAACCAATCAAACGTAAAAAACGTAATGTAATCATTTGTGAAAATCCTAAACATAAGCAACGTCAAGGATAG
- the infA gene encoding translation initiation factor IF-1 — translation MAKPKQVVKPKVQKVKKTNDSTIECEGIVIEVLPNARFKVKLNEYDFTSIVRPSGRMQTHKIKIIKGDHVKVELSTYNLTEGRITFRNRMATTHLSINKDDENKEN, via the coding sequence ATGGCTAAACCAAAACAAGTAGTTAAACCCAAAGTTCAAAAAGTAAAAAAAACTAATGATAGTACTATTGAATGTGAAGGTATAGTAATAGAAGTTTTACCTAATGCTAGATTTAAAGTAAAGTTGAATGAATATGACTTTACTTCTATTGTAAGACCATCGGGTCGTATGCAAACACATAAAATTAAAATTATCAAAGGTGATCATGTAAAAGTTGAATTATCAACTTATAATTTAACTGAAGGACGAATTACTTTTCGTAACAGAATGGCTACTACACATTTATCGATAAATAAAGATGATGAAAACAAAGAAAACTAA